The Haloplanus sp. CK5-1 genome segment GTCTGCTTACTGTGCAGTTCGACATCCTCGAACGTCTCGCTCACCAGTTGGGTAACGGTTTGGCCATCGATGCTCTCCGGAACGTCGATGGTGAGTATCGTGGTCGAATCGTCGGCAAATGCCTCACGGAACACGGCACCGTGCTCGGCGAGTTCCAGCGCAAAAAACGGCTGGTTGAGTCCGATCCGTACTACGCCACCCTTACCGTCGTCGCTGATTCGTTGGACTCCGTCGATTCCGAGCAGTTCAGTGGCCGTGTTTTCAACGGATTCAAGCGTACCGTCTTCCACGGTCACGAACACGTAACTGCCGTCCGCGGTTTGCTGGACGCCACCCTGATAGGAGAGGGAACAGCCAGCTTCCCGCGCGAGTTGGGAGAGGACGAATGCCGAGTCGTCGATGTCGAACCTGATGCGCGTCATCGATGTCGTCAGGAGCGCGTTCCTCCGTTCGATGGCACTGATTGCCGACCCGATCGTTTCCCCGAGTTCGCCCAACACTGCACGGGCAGTGTCGTCGAACGCGTCCCTGGTATCCGTATAGACGGCCAGGACGCCGTGCATGACATCGTTGTAGACGAGTGGAATACTCAATACGGACATGAAATCCCGGGTGAGCGCCTCGGCACGCCACGAATCGTCTCGAAGGTTGGATGCGACGTTTGGAACCAGTGTCATCTCACCGGTCGCCGCCGTTTCGCCCACCGGTTCTGTCCCCGAAGCACCGACCTCGAAAGATCGGGCATCGAGGTACCCCTGTTCTTCACCAGCCCATGCTCGTACTTCGAGTGTGTCGGTCGTGGAGTCGACCGCCCCGATCCAGGCGAAGCTGAATCGATCGTCGCTGGTCAGAAGCTCACAGACCGTGTGATCGATCTCGTCACGAGTCTCGGCCCGAACGAGTCCCTGGTCGATCGCTCGTATCGTCTCGTTGATCCGGTTGAGAGTCGTCAACTGTTCGTTTTGCTGTTGTAACTGCCGGTCCTGTTTCCGGAGCCGTGACTCTCGGGTGACCCGATCGAGCGCCGCTTCCGTCGTCGCAGCAAGCAGGTCGGCTAGTTCTCGGGTCACCTCGTCGAAAACGTCAATCTTGTCCGACCCAGCGACGAAGACACCGTGATCGCCTAGTGGGATGTAGCTCGCGCTTCTGAGGTCTGTCGCCCGATTCTGGAGACGGTCGGACCCGTGGATGTCCGCAAAAAACAGCGTCGATCCGGAGATGAATCCGTGTCCGGGAAGCGTCTCGTCATCTGCGTGCACCTGCGGGAGCGGGCCGTGAAGGTCCCGCATCGCCCGCGAGTGTGCCGCGGGCCGCAATTCGTTAGAATCCGCGTCGAACAGGTAGACCGCGCTCGCCTCCAAGTCGAGTACCGGTGACACGTTATCGACGATCAACTGTGCGACCTCGTCGTGAGTCCCAGCGTACGGAAACTCCCGTGCGAGTTCTTGAAGTGCCGCCAGCGACTCCTCGCGCCGTTTGCGCTTCGTGATGTCACGGCAGCTGTAGAGAAGTGTCCCGCCCTGAATGTCGACCTCCCTGACGGTGACCAGCAGCGTGTG includes the following:
- a CDS encoding GAF domain-containing protein encodes the protein MIRSESAAETSHLLVVGRAKWLGELTKTIEADMAPSVQRETTASDGLDAIRERTVDCVVTEYTLSDTTGVEFLKDIRAETTTLPVLLGTGDGDEEVASEAIAAGVTDYIFVDAPIAQTIESVVPRIEDALHSAEQTNRRRERGRQFDAAFHDTQTSTWVLDSGGRIERVNRTARELIDEDHTIGTQFWESQWWTHSSAVQSDVRQLVTRALAGSFGNATIWDPLDEHPRQVIDLSVRPVEDEYGDVTSVVVKGVDITGRVALERDLRQSEELHRVTLNNMTDTVLITNEDDEYTYVCPNVHFIFGYTAEEIHDQGTIDQLLGENLFEREELAAEGILKNIECTATDKAGREHTLLVTVREVDIQGGTLLYSCRDITKRKRREESLAALQELAREFPYAGTHDEVAQLIVDNVSPVLDLEASAVYLFDADSNELRPAAHSRAMRDLHGPLPQVHADDETLPGHGFISGSTLFFADIHGSDRLQNRATDLRSASYIPLGDHGVFVAGSDKIDVFDEVTRELADLLAATTEAALDRVTRESRLRKQDRQLQQQNEQLTTLNRINETIRAIDQGLVRAETRDEIDHTVCELLTSDDRFSFAWIGAVDSTTDTLEVRAWAGEEQGYLDARSFEVGASGTEPVGETAATGEMTLVPNVASNLRDDSWRAEALTRDFMSVLSIPLVYNDVMHGVLAVYTDTRDAFDDTARAVLGELGETIGSAISAIERRNALLTTSMTRIRFDIDDSAFVLSQLAREAGCSLSYQGGVQQTADGSYVFVTVEDGTLESVENTATELLGIDGVQRISDDGKGGVVRIGLNQPFFALELAEHGAVFREAFADDSTTILTIDVPESIDGQTVTQLVSETFEDVELHSKQTLDQAAEHHIYEEFLADLTDRQLEVLQTAYYSGFFESPRENTGESVAATLDISPTAFYQHIRAVQRKVFGVLFENRNVSVAASSGIQ